A genomic window from Diospyros lotus cultivar Yz01 chromosome 2, ASM1463336v1, whole genome shotgun sequence includes:
- the LOC127794822 gene encoding uncharacterized protein LOC127794822: MLKWAVELSAFDIDYRPRPAIKAQALADFIVEGTLPEEADEGISQTWTLSGPDGQAWPYALHFEFNASNNEAEYEALIAGLRLAEQMGVRDLEVYSDSNLIVQQVTGEFKARKDVMAQYLAIAKDLMARFQTVKINHVPRAQNAVPDALSRIAASLFPRNSRAVYMESLPQRSIETEAEQLCVEGVESWMDPIVAHLTKGWLPKEEQESRKLKHQAAKFLLVGSDLYKKSFTQPLLKCVGPVEADYILREIHEGICGSHIGARSLSQKALRQGYYWLTMMSDAGHLVQTYERCQKTSNLVHTPVAELTHLASPCPFSRWGVDILEPFPLAAGHNKYLIAAIDYFTKWVEAEPVATITGWRVKQFLWKSIVCRFGIPRVLITDNGT; the protein is encoded by the exons ATGCTCAAATGGGCAGTAGAGCTGAGTGCTTTCGACATCGACTATCGACCTCGGCCGGCCATCAAGGCGCAGGCTCTTGCCGACTTCATCGTGGAGGGTACCCTACCAGAGGAAGCAGACGAAGGGATTTCCCAGACTTGGACTCTCTCT GGCCCCGATGGCCAGGCTTGGCCGTATGCCCTCCACTTCGAGTTCAATGCCTCTAACAATGAGGCCGAGTATGAGGCGCTCATTGCCGGGCTCAGACTAGCGGAACAGATGGGAGTCAGGGATCTGGAGGTATATTCTGACTCGAATTTAATTGTGCAGCAGGTCACAGGGGAGTTCAAGGCCCGAAAGGACGTCATGGCCCAATACTTGGCGATAGCCAAGGATCTTATGGCACGATTTCAGACAGTGAAAATCAATCATGTCCCACGGGCACAGAATGCAGTGCCGGATGCTCTCTCGAGGATAGCTGCTTCTTTATTCCCTAGGAATTCCCGAGCTGTTTACATGGAGTCGTTGCCCCAGAGGAGCATAGAGACTGAGGCAGAGCAGCTTTGCGTGGAAGGGGTTGAAAGTTGGATGGATCCCATCGTAGCACATCTGACCAAGGGATGGCTACCCAAGGAGGAACAGGAAAGTCGAAAACTCAAGCACCAGGCTGCCAAGTTTCTACTGGTGGGATCAGACCTTTATAAGAAATCCTTCACTCAGCCGCTGCTGAAGTGTGTGGGACCGGTCGAGGCCGACTACATCCTAAGGGAAATCCACGAAGGGATTTGCGGCAGTCACATCGGAGCTCGGTCTCTCTCCCAGAAGGCACTTCGGCAGGGGTATTACTGGCTGACAATGATGAGCGACGCTGGGCATTTGGTCCAGACTTATGAGAGATGCCAAAAAACTTCCAACCTGGTTCACACCCCGGTAGCTGAACTCACCCACCTGGCTTCGCCTTGTCCGTTTTCCAGGTGGGGAGTCGATATCCTCGAGCCTTTTCCACTAGCGGCTGGACATAACAAATACTTGATAGCAGCCATCGACTACTTCACTAAGTGGGTGGAGGCCGAGCCTGTGGCGACTATTACAGGCTGGAGGGTAaaacaattcctttggaaatccATCGTCTGCCGGTTTGGTATTCCAAGGGTGCTAATAACTGACAATGGCACCTAA